From the genome of Ignavibacteriales bacterium, one region includes:
- a CDS encoding alpha/beta hydrolase: MKNKTSMNLSYRINQMRIIALLGLLFLLSNCSQSIPALMYTTKDLTYAYSNEIHINYEKLGYGDKKAVFLHGFGTSLHSWDDVKELFPPDEFTLYLIDLKGFGNSSKPEDDKYTIEDQSKIVKQFVEDINTDSLYLIGHSYGGAVALLTQISLLNEKSKTKISKLILIDCLAYTQEMPAFINYLRTPLLNKLTFQLTNKSKAEYILDKILYDKSKANKKLIDRYASFYYGEGLEYTFIKSAEQIDPDGYGKIISAYKNITTPCLILWGNNDSVLSVNNGIKLSKELPHTKLEIIDACGHAPQEEKPEITFEKIYAFIKGH; encoded by the coding sequence ATGAAGAATAAAACTAGCATGAACTTGAGTTACAGAATTAATCAAATGAGAATCATAGCACTATTGGGTTTATTATTTTTACTTTCAAACTGCAGTCAGTCAATACCAGCATTGATGTATACTACCAAAGATTTAACGTATGCTTATTCTAATGAGATCCACATCAATTATGAAAAGCTCGGATATGGAGATAAGAAAGCTGTATTCCTGCATGGATTCGGCACCTCATTACATTCTTGGGATGATGTAAAGGAATTATTTCCTCCGGATGAATTCACGCTTTACCTAATTGATCTGAAAGGATTCGGTAATTCTTCAAAACCGGAGGATGATAAATATACAATTGAAGATCAATCAAAAATTGTGAAGCAATTTGTAGAAGATATCAATACGGATTCGTTGTATCTAATTGGTCATTCCTATGGAGGAGCTGTTGCTTTGCTCACACAAATATCATTACTAAATGAAAAGAGCAAAACAAAAATTAGTAAATTGATTCTGATTGATTGTCTTGCCTATACGCAGGAAATGCCCGCTTTTATTAATTATTTGAGAACTCCTCTTTTGAATAAATTAACATTTCAGCTTACAAATAAATCCAAAGCAGAATATATACTTGATAAAATATTATACGATAAGAGTAAGGCTAATAAAAAACTAATTGACAGGTATGCTTCTTTTTATTACGGTGAAGGACTTGAGTATACTTTCATTAAGTCTGCCGAACAGATTGATCCCGATGGATACGGAAAAATAATAAGTGCTTACAAGAACATTACGACACCATGCCTAATTCTTTGGGGTAATAATGATTCGGTATTATCAGTGAATAATGGTATTAAACTAAGTAAGGAATTACCCCATACAAAATTGGAGATAATTGATGCTTGCGGACATGCCCCGCAGGAAGAAAAACCCGAAATAACATTTGAAAAAATATATGCATTCATTAAAGGACATTAA
- a CDS encoding response regulator transcription factor — translation MKKIKILLIEDNRLLRDGISAMIKKQSDMHVVATVGNGENILKMLGNLKPDLVLLDLGLRNQNSLEIVKLTKHQFSEIKIIVMDLIPLQADVFEFVQAGVSGFILKDANVTEFFKTIRSVHQGMQVLPSHLTGSLFSQIVEHAINGSKTTAITESVRMTKRERQVIELIAEGSSNKEIAQKLHLSPYTVKSHVHNILEKLALNTRVQIAKHAHLSDSYKTAIETTSLIE, via the coding sequence TTGAAAAAAATCAAGATACTCCTAATCGAAGATAATCGACTTCTCCGAGACGGCATTTCTGCAATGATAAAAAAACAGTCTGATATGCACGTTGTTGCCACAGTTGGTAATGGCGAAAACATATTAAAAATGCTTGGCAATCTCAAACCAGACTTGGTGCTGCTTGATCTCGGTTTGCGAAATCAAAACAGTTTGGAGATTGTAAAATTAACTAAACATCAATTCTCGGAAATAAAAATAATAGTGATGGATCTTATACCACTTCAGGCAGATGTTTTCGAATTTGTACAAGCAGGAGTTTCAGGATTCATACTCAAAGACGCAAATGTTACCGAATTTTTTAAAACTATCCGATCGGTTCACCAGGGGATGCAGGTTCTGCCGTCACACTTAACCGGATCACTTTTTTCTCAAATTGTTGAACATGCAATCAATGGATCAAAAACAACCGCGATTACCGAATCGGTTCGTATGACAAAACGTGAACGTCAAGTGATCGAATTGATTGCCGAAGGATCTTCAAATAAAGAAATTGCTCAAAAACTCCATCTCTCACCTTACACTGTCAAAAGTCACGTTCATAATATTCTTGAAAAATTAGCACTTAATACGCGTGTGCAGATTGCAAAACACGCTCATCTTTCTGATTCTTATAAAACTGCAATTGAGACAACTTCACTAATCGAATAA